A single genomic interval of Portunus trituberculatus isolate SZX2019 chromosome 41, ASM1759143v1, whole genome shotgun sequence harbors:
- the LOC123516670 gene encoding uncharacterized protein LOC123516670, protein MKKNKAVGPDNIPIEVWQCLGEPGIDIMWDLMKKIYEQEKIPSQWRKSVIIPIYKEKGDIQECSNYRGIKLLSHTMKLYERIIGRRIAVETEVSENQFGFIEGRQTSDAIFALKQTMEKYRENQRNYILLS, encoded by the coding sequence atgaaaaagaataaagcggTAGGGCCAGATAACATCCCGATAGAAGTGTGGCAGTGCCTCGGTGAACCGGGGATTGATATTATGTGGGACCTCATGAAAAAGATCTatgagcaggagaagatccCATCTCAATGGAGGAAGAGTGTCATCATCCCCatttacaaagaaaaaggagacatcCAGGAGTGCTCAAACTACAGAGGAATCAAGCTCCTGTCACATAcaatgaaattatatgaaaggaTTATAGGAAGAAGGATTGCAGTTGAAACAGAAGTGAGTGAAAATCAGTTTGGCTTTATCGAAGGTAGACAGACGTCGGATGCAATATTTGCCCTGAAACAGACCAtggaaaaatacagagagaaccAGCGGAACTACATATTGCTTTCATAG
- the LOC123516535 gene encoding hamartin-like: MEVRDLDVGDLLGLLESPQEEVAQEVRLLLKETFSTVRESWLITGLLEYFYVSNSGRLLDILLGVSEPHDRHLLDKLMEGLKGQDRFRHTCILLYAVRRQPPPTWLQRFLNHGAMKELLRVLAGDEDVPVLVGAIMVIVILMPILPHEMGRLHLGNILDIFCRLVRWTPKREIDEAFQPFLQVAVYSLFHRLYALYPCHFLTCLRTSFSKPNSAACFFTTLKPMMEKVRLHPLLITETKDSELTRNRWKGLETHQLILECAKLCLDPVELTCEDTCGSFFILTMNSESALEAVPIPTQWLLYAAENHFWSPSLALQSPSSLSSTPRGSSSSVPHTPVYPINTPTLKKPKVAESPPEAAIEATPETTPFTSPMKMDSSSVVGRRPNTAVCALALNTAAGKDNTSNQTSEVEACSSPLSPKRKDQSPFKFPDDHCQNIFSRAERSSLINSKLQEILKERKQIQKENSQTTEDKVETDSREGSGKEVKDGREKEKIAVTSRKVIIEKQVMVEKQSVNVVESEVGAKASDIQVPLVDQGNRRRKMSMYDNSKIDFGQLGISVDQISNGNDLDFMQSTDRNFEMESDDRNSRPYSILDTRISEEKESIGSDSRRSSDENQNEHCDRDCDETETLGLGVPSQRSMTDLVKNMKTMRLRFLSQCGPPPDLSQYNTMGMVRTVVSPTKPGFTPFRGLYASSSCPDLAADNSSLAAGVPDGRTRKESALSSLTLSPIRSAVMTSEATTQTEEITVVNPYEQLLDALLSGSTSANKPKTFDNVTNEADASNKSPYELLDQYLQLSSKIGSESKNILWQQTSHLGIPFEGLRNQIRVLQVLLLIEKYKREVHAERNRRLLGRAKKVYALEEQHRGLEAKVLHLEEEVAHLRLELSNLQTSSSNKEQQLQLALSKQEARVNQILAERDNAQEDRDVLKKQCSSLTIENSKLTSQIQGVQAALFDKDRQLTLQARMSEDNEILRNQMDELHKRICLMGEVQDHYKQEITKLTLTGGPSAKVGLELERASAQQQIESLEEQSRITAAALDAALSRVGELEALYEEKCKQVEQEQAAVRAAREAGAEQCRAVELRCQALSSTNQTLESAILEQHDKNDRLVRQVRRSQRGKSVCSDGFDIDCELSASPGAGADSGVAAAPEGHIQGVKKGSLLARQPVVLNKLDTFAEPELELEGPHRRKT; the protein is encoded by the exons ATGGAGGTGAGAGACTTGGATGTTGGTGATCTCCTGGGGCTATTGGAGAGCCCTCAGGAGGAGGTTGCTCAGGAGGTGCGGTTATTGCTCAAGGAGACCTTTTCCACTGTACGGGAGTCTTGGCTCATCACTGGACTCCTTGAGTACTTCTATGTCTCTAATAG TGGTCGTCTGCTTGATATACTGTTGGGAGTCAGTGAGCCGCATGACCGTCACTTGCTGGACAAACTGATGGAGGGTCTGAAAGGACAGGACCGTTTCCGTCACACCTGCATCCTTCTCTATGCCGTTCGTCGTCAGCCTCCACCAACTTGGCTGCAGAGGTTTCTCAATCATGGGGCCATGAAGGAACTATTACGTGTGTTAGCTGGAGATGAGGATGTACCAGTATTGGTGGGAGCAATCATGGTGATTGTTATTCTTATGCCCATATTACCACATGAAATGGGACGCCTACATCTTGGCAATATTTTGGACATATTTTGCCGGCTGGTTCGCTGGACACCAAAGCGAGAAATTGATGAGGCCTTTCAGCCATTCTTACAGGTGGCAGTATACTCTCTTTTTCACCGATTATATGCCTTGTACCCATGTCATTTCCTAACTTGTTTGAGGACTAGTTTTTCAAAGCCAAATTCAGCTGCCTGTTTTTTTACTACTCTGAAACCAATGATGGAGAAAGTACGCCTACATCCTTTGCTGATAACTGAAACTAAGGACTCCGAGTTAACCCGAAACAGATGGAAAGGACTTGAAACACACCAGCTGATTCTTGAATGTGCCAAATTATGTTTAGACCCAGTGGAATTAACCTGTGAAGATACTTGTGGCTCCTTTTTCATATTAACCATGAATAGTGAATCGGCTCTTGAGGCTGTGCCCATCCCAACACAGTGGCTCTTGTATGCTGCAGAGAATCATTTCTGGTCTCCTAGTTTGGCTTTGCAGTCACCAAGTAGCCTTTCTTCAACACCTCGTGGTTCATCCTCCTCTGTGCCTCACACGCCGGTATACCCTATAAATACTCCTACCTTGAAAAAACCTAAAGTGGCAGAATCTCCCCCTGAGGCAGCCATAGAGGCTACTCCAGAAACCACACCTTTCACATCACCGATGAAGATGGATAGCAGCAGTGTAGTAGGGCGTCGACCCAATACTGCAGTGTGTGCCTTAGCCCTAAACACGGCTGCAGGGAAGGACAATACAAGCAACCAAACCTCTGAGGTAGAGGCATGCTCCAGCCCCTTGTCACCAAAAAGGAAAGATCAATCTCCATTTAAGTTCCCTGATGATCATTGCCAGAATATATTCTCCAGGGCAGAACGTTCAAGCCTCATTAATAGTAAATTACAGGAGATActtaaagaaaggaagcagatACAGAAGGAAAATTCTCAAACAACAGAGGATAAAGTTGAAACAGATAGCAGAGAGGGATCAGGCAAAGAagtgaaagatggaagagagaaagaaaaaattgcagTCACATCGAGAAAGGTCATCATAGAAAAACAAGTCATGGTAGAAAAACAGAGTGTAAATGTAGTTGAAAGTGAAGTTGGTGCAAAAGCAAGTGATATTCAAGTGCCTCTTGTAGATCAAGGAAATAGAAGGCGCAAAATGTCAAtgtatgataatagtaaaatagATTTTGGACAGCTGGGAATTTCAGTAGATCAGATTTCCAATGGTAATGATTTGGACTTCATGCAAAGTACTGACAGGAACTTTGAAATGGAAAGTGatgatagaaacagtagaccttACTCCATTCTTGATACTAGAATTTCTGAAGAAAAAGAATCcattggtagtgatagtagaagATCCTCTGATGAAAACCAAAATGAACATTGTGATAGAGACTGTGATGAGACTGAAACTCTTGGATTGGGAGTTCCAAGTCAGAGGTCTATGACTGATTTagtcaaaaatatgaaaaccatGAGATTAAGATTTTTGAGCCAATGTGGTCCCCCACCAGACCTATCACAGTACAACACTATGGGCATGGTACGAACTGTAGTTTCTCCAACCAAACCTGGCTTTACACCATTCAGAGGTTTGTATGCAAGTTCATCTTGTCCAGACTTGGCTGCAGACAACAGTTCCTTAGCAGCTGGTGTACCTGATGGCCGCACCAGGAAAGAATCAGCCTTGTCCTCTCTTACACTTTCTCCAATAAGGAGTGCAGTTATGACAAGTGAAGCCACAACACAGACTGAAGAAATTACTGTTGTCAATCCTTATGAACAGCTCCTTGATGCACTACTTTCAGGATCCACTTCTGCTAATAAACCAAAAACATTTGATAATGTAACTAATGAAGCAGATGCATCAAATAAGTCTCCTTATGAACTACTAGATCAGTATCTTCAACTCTCATCAAAGATTGGCAGTGAAAGCAAGAATATACTGTGGCAACAGACGAGTCATTTAGGAATTCCTTTTGAAGGACTTAGAAACCAGATCCGTGTGCTTCAGGTTTTGCTActtatagaaaaatataaacgtgAAGTGCATGCTGAACGGAATCGCAGACTCTTGGGTAGAGCCAAGAAGGTTTATGCACTTGAAGAGCAACATCGTGGTCTAGAAGCTAAAGTTCTTCATCTAGAAGAAGAGGTTGCTCATCTGAGATTGGAATTGTCAAATTTACAAACAAGTTCATCTAACAAAGAGCAACAGCTTCAATTGGCTCTTTCCAAGCAGGAAGCAAGAGTGAATCAGATTCTTGCTGAACGTGATAATGCTCAGGAAGACAGAGATGTGTTGAAAAAGCAATGTAGTTCACTAACTATTGAGAACTCAAAATTAACTTCGCAAATCCAAGGTGTTCAAGCTGCTCTTTTTGATAAAGACCGACAATTGACCTTACAAGCAAGGATGTCAGAagataatgaaatactgcgCAACCAAATGGATGAGCTGCACAAACGGATTTGTCTGATGGGTGAAGTTCAAGATCAttataaacaagaaataacaaaattgACCCTGACAGGAGGTCCTTCTGCAAAAGTTGGCCTGGAGTTGGAACGTGCATCTGCCCAGCAACAAATAGAATCACTTGAGGAGCAGTCTcgtattactgctgctgctcttgatGCTGCTCTCAGTCGTGTGGGAGAACTTGAAGCtctttatgaagaaaaatgtaaacaggtagaacaagaacaagcagCTGTAAGGGCTGCTAGAGAAGCTGGGGCTGAACAGTGTCGAGCAGTAGAACTTCGCTGTCAGGCTTTATCATCTACCAATCAGACTTTGGAAAGTGCCATTTTAGAACAACATGACAAAAATGATAGGTTAGTACGGCAGGTGAGGAGATCACAGAGAGGGAAATCAGTCTGCAGTGATGGCTTCGATATTGACTGTGAATTGTCTGCCTCTCCTGGTGCTGGAGCTGACAGtggtgtagcagcagcaccagaggGACACATCCAAGGTGTTAAGAAAGGTTCACTTCTTGCCAGGCAGCCGGTGGTTCTAAATAAACTTGATACTTTTGCTGAACCTGAATTAGAGTTAGAAGGTCCTCATCGTAGAAAGACCTAA